Genomic segment of Acidimicrobiia bacterium:
GAGCAGCGCGCGGATCGCGGGCGGTGACGGGCCGGCCGCGACGTAGTGGGGCACCTGGGCCCAGAGTGCGATCGTGGGCACGCCGGCTTGGCCGAGGAGCACTTGCAGCGCGCTCTGCGCGCCGGTCGGGCCCGTGTAGTCGGTTCGCCACGCGCCCGCCTCGTTGACGATATCGGCGCTGGTTCCCGTGACGAGTACCTCGACGGGACGACGATGCGACGCGACGCTCGGGATACCGCCGAGCGTGAACGCGCGTGTGACCCCGAGCCGCAGCGCGGCATCCACGATCTCACCGAGCACCGCTCGCCATCGCAGCGACGGCTCCGGGCCGACGACGATCACGACATCGCGCGCACCGTGGCCGGCGACGAGCTCGATGGCGGGCCATGTGATCTCGCGCGACACACCGTCGACGAGGTGAACCGTAGGCCGGGTCTGCTGGAGGTCCATGAGGTCGGCGAGGTCGATGCGCCCGAACACACGCTTGGCGTCGAGCTGCTCGGAGAGCACCGCGACCGCGCCCGTCCCCGCCAGGCCCGCGTCGACCCATCCGGAGAGGGTGATCACCATGACGGGATCGCGCAGCTCCGGCCAGGTGTCGACTTCGAGCAAGGGAGCCACGGGACAACTGTACGTTGTGTCGCGTAGGGTCCGGGCCCGTGAGATTCGGCGTGCACACCGGCGTGCAGAACACCACCACGCAGGAACTCGACGCGCTCTGGAAGCAGATCGAAGGGCACGGTTTCGAGTGGATCTCGATCTGGGACCACTTCTACGCCGCCGACGTCACCTTCACCGCCGTTGGCCTGAGCTCGGGATCGGTGTCACTCGAGGCGATCACCTCGCACACCGCGCTCGCGATGAGCACGTCGCGCGTGCGCTGCGGCAGCCTCGTCTACTGCGTCGGCTACCGCCACCCCGCCGTGCTCGCGAACGCGATGGCCACGCTCGACCACCTGAGTGGCGGCCGCGTCACATGCGGCCTCGGCGCGGGATGGCACCAGGCGGAGTACGCCGCGTACAACATCCCGTTTCCTCCGGCACCGGTTCGGCTCCGTCAGGTGGCTGAGGCGATCCAGTGCATCCGCGCGCTCCTCACCGAAGACGTCGCCAACTTCGAGGGCGAGTTCTTCCAACTCCGCGACGCGCGCTGCGACCCCAAGCCGGTCCAGGAACGGCTGCCCCTGTGGCTCGGTGGCGGCGGCGAAAAGGTCACGCTGAAGCTCGTCGCCCAGTACGCCGACGGGTGGAACGTGCCGTTCGTCGTGCCTGAGATGTACCGCCACAAGGTCGAGGTGCTGCATGGTCATTGCGAGACCGTCGGACGTGATCCGTCGGAGATCGACTGCACAGTGAACCTCGCGCTGGCGTGGAAGGACGAGGACCTCGAGGTGCAGTTCGGCGGCCTCGCGCAAGTCGTCCGTCCGAACGTGCTCATCGGGAGCACGCAGGAAGTGATCGACCGCGTCGGCGAGTACGCCGACGCAGGATGCGTACAGGTGAACCTCGCGCTGCGAGCACCGTTCGACCCGGAAGGCGTCGACCGCTTCGCGGCGGAGGTACTGCCCGCCTTCCGGTGATCAGTTCTTGCTGAAACCGCCGAAGCCACCACCGAAGCCACCGAAGCCACCGTTGTCTCGGCGCGGTTGGAAGGCGCCCCGGAAGTCGACGTCTGCGAAGTCGCCGGGCACCTGACCGGTCGCGGCGAAGTGGTAGAGCGCGGTGCGGTAGATGCCGCTCAGCGCCGCCATCACCGTTGCGGTGACGACGACCCACACCAGCGCGATCCCGCCGAAGACGATGAGTCCGATTGCGCCGAGCGCGCCGCCGATCGCGAACACGGCGATCGCGGGCAGCACGAGGAGGAAGCCGACGATACCGAGGCCTGCCTGCCCGACGACGTTCTCGCCCCACGTCTTCTTGAAGAGCTCGCCCGAGCGCTTGAACGCCGCGCCCACGCCGACGTCCTCGAGCACGAGGATCGGGATGGTCAGGAACGTGACGAGGCTCCACGCGAGGCCGATCAGCGAGGCGATGATCCGGCCCACGATGCCCTGACGCTCGAGCTGGTTGAGGATCAGCGACACGGTCGCCGACACGATCGCCCACGGCAGGAGACGGTGGAGCCGCGAATTGGCGACGGCCATCGCGGCACTGACGCTGGAGTTGCCGCCACGTAACCGTGTGTCGGCCCCGGCGACCAGCGCGGCGAGGAAGTACGTCTGTACGAACGCGAGCGCGATGTAGCCGAAGGCGATGAACACCCAGCCGATGGGCGCGAGAGAGTCCTTGCTGCCCTGGTGATCGAGGCCCGCGGCGGCAACGAGCCCGCCGAACACCGCGAAGACCGCGATCGAACCCAGGAACGAGAGCACCGGGAACCACGCGAGGGTCTTGTCGGACTTGAGGACCGCCCAGGACCGCTTGGCGATCGCCCAGGAAGTCTGGAAACGAGTCATGCCACCAGTATCGACGATGGCGGGCGCCCAGTGAAGTCGAGCAGTGAAGTCGAGCAGTGAAGTCGAGCGGTTGTAGTCGGAGCGGGTCGTAGTGTCGCCGCGGTGAGCCGGTACCGAGCCCCGGGGCGCGTGAACCTGATGGGCGACCATACCGACTACAACGACGGCTTTGTGCTGCCGATGGCGATCGACCGGGACTGCGTCGTCGAGGCCTCGCCTGCGTCCGACGGGATGGTGCGGGCCAGGTCACGCGAGCTCCCGGGCCAGGTTGCGGTGGCCGCCGACGGCCGCGACGAGCCTCGCAGCGTCGAGCCGGGTTGGGGCCGCTTCGTCGCCGGCGCGGTCCGGGTCCTCGCCGCCCGGGGTGCGGCGATCGAGGGCGCCGAACTGGAGATCTCGTCCTCGGTGCCGGTCGGGTCGGGTCTCTCGTCGAGCTCGGCGCTGTCGGTGGCGCTGACCCTCTCGCTCGCCGACCTCGGCGGGCTGTCGCTCGACACGATCGAGGCCGCGCGGCTCGCGCTCGCGGCGGAGGTAGAGGCCACGGGCGTGCCCGGTGGCCTGATGGACCAGCTCGCGGCGCTGTTCGGGCAAGCCGGGCATGCGCTGCTCATCGACTGCCGCGTGCCGACGATCCAACCGGTGCCGATCGCTCGCGACCTCGCAGTGATCGTCGTGCACTGCGGGTTGCCACGAACGCTGGCGGACAGCCCGTACGCGACCCGGCGCGCCGAGTGCGAGGAGATCGCGGCGCGGCTGGGGATCGCCGCACTTCGGGACGCGACCCTCGACCAGGTCGCCGACCTCCCGCGCGCTCGTCATGTCGTCACCGAGAACGCGCGCGTGCTCGATACCGCCGACGCACTACGCGCCGGAGACCTCGACGCGTTGGGCCTCCTCCTGCTCGCAAGCCACGCGAGCCTTCGCGACGACTACGAGGTGTCGACACCCGAGCTCGACGTCCTGGTCGAGCTCCTGGTGCAGAGCGGCGCGGCGGGCGCGCGGCTCACCGGCGCAGGGTTCGGCGGTTGCGTCGTCGCGCTCGCGCCTCGCCGCGAGGGTGCCGACGTACTGGCGCGCGCGATGGATCGCTATCGCACGGAGACCGGGCTGGAACCCACGGGGTTCGTGGCACGAGCCGTCGACGGCGCGCTACATCCGTTCGAGTAGCTGCGCCTTCTTCTGTTCGTACTCGGCGGCACTGATGTGACCCTGGTCGCGGAGGCGGGCGAGTTGCTCGATCTGCTCGGGCACCGAGGCCGCCGGGGTCGGTGCAGGGGCAACCACCTGGCTCGGTTGCATCTGCGGCATGTTGCGCGTCTCCATCTGGCGATAGATCTCGTGCTGCACGCCGTCGGGGTGGCGGATGAAGTCGAAGTGGGACTGCCCGTCCTTGCCGGCCGATTCGATGTCGAGATCGCCGGCTCCGATGATGCGGTCGATGATGCGCTGGTGGAAGTTGATGTTGTTGACTCGCTCGAGCGGGATCTCCACGCCCCTCTTCGAGAGCACGCCCGTGCGGTAGATCACGCGCCGGCTCGTGACCACGAAGTACGTCATCGTCCACTGGAAGTACTTGAGGACGAGCCAACCCGCCCACGCGATCACGATGATCCCGACGAGCCAACCCAGGTACTTGCTGACGTCGTCGTTGTCGATGTTCAGCACGAGGACCAGCACGATGAACAGCGGGATGCCGGTGAGGATGTTCCGGGAGAAGTACCACCAGTGCGGCCGGAGGTCGAGCGCGAGCGTCTCACCGTCCTGGATGAGGTTCTTGGGGTACGCCATGGCCAAAGCGTACGGCAACCCGAACCGGGGAACGCGCAGCCCCACCCTTCCGCCTACGCCCAGCCGAGCTCCTTCAGGCGCGCGTCGGTCATCCCGAAGTAGTGGCCGACCTCGTGCAGCACGGTCGTCCGCACGCTGCGCGCGAGCTGGTCGGCGTCGTCGGCAAGCCGGCAGATCGGGCCGCTGAACACGGTGATGCGGTCGGGCGCGACGCCGGCGTACGACAGCGGGCCACGCGAGGTGAGCGGCACGCCTTCGTAGAGGCCGAGCAGCATGCCGTGCCGGCCACCGAGCTGTTCGGGAGTGGGCCACTCCTCGACCACCACCACCACGTTGTCCATCGCCTCACCGAGCTCGGAAGGAATCGAATCGAGCGCGTCGGCGACCATCTGCTCGAACTGCTCACGCGAAACGGGTAGGCCCATCGCAGGCATTTTGCCTCTTGATTTCATCAGCCCGCGTCCGTACGATGCGAGAGCCGGTGTGAGCCGGTGCGGCATCCGGGTCGAGCGGGACCACCCCCGAGCGGCACGGGAGCCGGAGGCCACGCAGTCGAAGCCGGAATCTCGGGGCAACCCGGGAAGAAGGACCTGCTGGCGGCGTCCCCGGACGTCGGTGGCGGTCGGCTCGTGGCCGACAGGCCGCAAGGCCGAAAGGAATGGCCCCGAGAAGATCCGAGCTGCGACGCAGCGGAGACTACTCGGGGCCTTCCTCTATTTTCCCTGGCCTCGTTACCACGTTTGGTGTCATACCCCGGCGGTACCGTGCACGCGGTGGACGACCTGCTGCGCGGTCTCGACACGACGCAACGCGACGCGGTCACCAGCCGCACCGCACCGCTCGCGATTCTCGCGGGAGCGGGCTCGGGTAAGACGCGGGTGCTCACGCGTCGTATCGCGTGGCAGGCGCGCGAGGAGCTGGTCGACCCGCGTCACGTGCTCGCGCTCACGTTCACGCGCAAGGCGGCCGGCGAACTGCGCGCGCGCCTCGGGCGGCTCGGCGTCGAGCAGGCCGTTACCGCGGGCACGTTCCACGCGGTCGCGCTCGCGCAGCTCCGGCGTCGAGCGGCCGACGAACAACGCACGATGCCTGCGCTGCTCGAGCGCAAGGTCCGTTTGCTCGTTCCGCTGCTGCCAGTTCGCGGGCGCGAGGCGGGGCTGCTCGCCGCCGAGCTCGCGTCCGAGATCGAGTGGGCCAAGTCGAGGCTCGTGCGCCCCGACGGCTACGAGAAGGCTGTCGCCGTCGCGGCACGCACACCGCCGCGCCCTGCGGCTGAGGTCGCCGCGTTGTACCGAGAGTACGAGCGGCAGAAGCGACGCCGCGGGCTCGTCGACTTCGACGACCTCATCTGGGGATGCGCCGACGCGCTCGAACGCGACGAGAACTTCGCCGCCGCGCAGCGTTGGCGGTTCCGTCATCTCTTCGTCGACGAGTTCCAGGATGCGAGCCCGGCCCAGTTCCGGCTCCTCCTCGCGTGGCTCGGTGAACGCTCCGATCTCTGCGTCGTCGGCGACGGCGACCAGGCCATCTACGGGTTCGCCGGCGCCGATCCCTCGTTCCTCGTGCGCTTCGTCGCCCACTTCCCACCCGAGCGGTTCCCCGATGCCGGCGTCGTGCGCCTCGGGAGCAACTACCGATCCACTCCGCAGATCGTCGGTGCCGCCTCCGCGGTCTTCGGGTCTCGGCGCCGGCGTGGCACGATCCGCGCCGCGCGCCCCGACGGCCCGGCGCCCACGGTCACTGCCTACGACACCGACGACCACGAAGCGCGCGGCGTGGCGCGTGCTCTCCGCGCCGCGCACGGATCGGAGGTGCGGTGGTCGCGCCTCGCGGTCCTCTATCGCGTCAACGCGCAGTCAGCGTTGTTCGAGGAGGCGTTGAGCCGCGCCGGTGTTCCGTTCCGCGTGCGCGGGAGCGCGCGCTTCCTCGAGCGGCCCGAGGTGAAGGTCGCCCTCGACGCGTTGCGGCAATCGGCCCGAACTGCACCGGGCCGCACCTTCGCCGAGCACCTCACCGCCCTCACCCACGACGAGAACGAGATGTCCGAGGAACGCCAGGAGCACCTCGACGCACTGGTGCGCCTCGGCCTCGAGTACCTCGACACCGAGGGCGGTCCCGGCTCGGCACCAGGCCGCCACGCGGGCTCGGTCGACGGCTTCCTCGCGTTTCTCCAGACCGCGCTGCGGGGCGACGACGGTGAGAGTGCCGGCGACGACGCCGTGGAGCTGCTCACATTCCATCGAGCGAAGGGCCTCGAGTTCGACACGGTCTTCGTCACGGGTCTCGAGCGTGGGCTGGTGCCGATCTCCCACGCGAAAACCTCCGAGGCGCTCGACGAGGAGCAGCGCCTCCTCTACGTCGCGCTCAGCCGAGCCGAACGCGCGCTCCACCTGAGCTGGTCACGGCAGCGCACCATCGGGGTCCGCGTCGCCAACCGGAACCCGAGCCCGTGGCTGGCGCGAGTAGAACGGGCGATCGGCGGCACCGACTCTGCCGACAGCAGCGAAGCCGTCGACCCCCGCCACGTGATCGCGGATGCGCGTGCACGGGTCGGCAACGGCAAGGGCTCGAAACGCGAGGTGCCGGAGGCCGACGCGCCGCTCTATGCCGCACTGGTCGAGTGGCGCGGCAAACTCTCGCGTGCATCCGGCGCTCCCGCGTACGTCGTGTTCAACAACGCGACACTCGCAGCCATCGCAACTGCGCGCCCGCGTAGCCGGAGCGCCCTGCTCGCCCTCCCGGGTGTCGGGCCGGTGAAGGTCGAACGGTACGGCGACGCCGTGCTCGCGCTCGTCGGCGAACACGCGGGCGTTCTGTAATGGTGATCCTCGAGGAGTCGCCCCCTCCCATCGACCTCGACGCACTGGAGCGCCGCGTCGATCCGCACGCCTACGCCGATCTCACCGAGCTCGAAGGCAGCGCGCTCGCCAAGCTTCGCCGACGGCTCACCGAGCCGTAGTCGGGAGCCCTCGATACAGGGACCCTTCATTCGAGTGCTCAGAGCGCCGCTACCGCCTCACGCGGTCCAGTTCCCACGCGAGTGGCCACGAATTCGGCACACAACCCTGCATGTCGATCGACTGCTGCTGCATCATGGGCGCGACCTCACCGGGACCGGGGCACGGGGAGTGCCCGAGCCCGAGCC
This window contains:
- a CDS encoding PAC2 family protein — translated: MAPLLEVDTWPELRDPVMVITLSGWVDAGLAGTGAVAVLSEQLDAKRVFGRIDLADLMDLQQTRPTVHLVDGVSREITWPAIELVAGHGARDVVIVVGPEPSLRWRAVLGEIVDAALRLGVTRAFTLGGIPSVASHRRPVEVLVTGTSADIVNEAGAWRTDYTGPTGAQSALQVLLGQAGVPTIALWAQVPHYVAAGPSPPAIRALLARIRDLGGLQVDLSVLDDQAQAYIQRVEEGIADRPDVLEAIRQIESGTEPAIPSGEELASEIERFLRGQP
- a CDS encoding LLM class flavin-dependent oxidoreductase, with protein sequence MRFGVHTGVQNTTTQELDALWKQIEGHGFEWISIWDHFYAADVTFTAVGLSSGSVSLEAITSHTALAMSTSRVRCGSLVYCVGYRHPAVLANAMATLDHLSGGRVTCGLGAGWHQAEYAAYNIPFPPAPVRLRQVAEAIQCIRALLTEDVANFEGEFFQLRDARCDPKPVQERLPLWLGGGGEKVTLKLVAQYADGWNVPFVVPEMYRHKVEVLHGHCETVGRDPSEIDCTVNLALAWKDEDLEVQFGGLAQVVRPNVLIGSTQEVIDRVGEYADAGCVQVNLALRAPFDPEGVDRFAAEVLPAFR
- a CDS encoding DUF6159 family protein, with protein sequence MTRFQTSWAIAKRSWAVLKSDKTLAWFPVLSFLGSIAVFAVFGGLVAAAGLDHQGSKDSLAPIGWVFIAFGYIALAFVQTYFLAALVAGADTRLRGGNSSVSAAMAVANSRLHRLLPWAIVSATVSLILNQLERQGIVGRIIASLIGLAWSLVTFLTIPILVLEDVGVGAAFKRSGELFKKTWGENVVGQAGLGIVGFLLVLPAIAVFAIGGALGAIGLIVFGGIALVWVVVTATVMAALSGIYRTALYHFAATGQVPGDFADVDFRGAFQPRRDNGGFGGFGGGFGGFSKN
- the galK gene encoding galactokinase; translation: MSRYRAPGRVNLMGDHTDYNDGFVLPMAIDRDCVVEASPASDGMVRARSRELPGQVAVAADGRDEPRSVEPGWGRFVAGAVRVLAARGAAIEGAELEISSSVPVGSGLSSSSALSVALTLSLADLGGLSLDTIEAARLALAAEVEATGVPGGLMDQLAALFGQAGHALLIDCRVPTIQPVPIARDLAVIVVHCGLPRTLADSPYATRRAECEEIAARLGIAALRDATLDQVADLPRARHVVTENARVLDTADALRAGDLDALGLLLLASHASLRDDYEVSTPELDVLVELLVQSGAAGARLTGAGFGGCVVALAPRREGADVLARAMDRYRTETGLEPTGFVARAVDGALHPFE
- a CDS encoding PH domain-containing protein, with translation MAYPKNLIQDGETLALDLRPHWWYFSRNILTGIPLFIVLVLVLNIDNDDVSKYLGWLVGIIVIAWAGWLVLKYFQWTMTYFVVTSRRVIYRTGVLSKRGVEIPLERVNNINFHQRIIDRIIGAGDLDIESAGKDGQSHFDFIRHPDGVQHEIYRQMETRNMPQMQPSQVVAPAPTPAASVPEQIEQLARLRDQGHISAAEYEQKKAQLLERM
- a CDS encoding metallopeptidase family protein, encoding MGLPVSREQFEQMVADALDSIPSELGEAMDNVVVVVEEWPTPEQLGGRHGMLLGLYEGVPLTSRGPLSYAGVAPDRITVFSGPICRLADDADQLARSVRTTVLHEVGHYFGMTDARLKELGWA
- a CDS encoding ATP-dependent DNA helicase UvrD2 translates to MDDLLRGLDTTQRDAVTSRTAPLAILAGAGSGKTRVLTRRIAWQAREELVDPRHVLALTFTRKAAGELRARLGRLGVEQAVTAGTFHAVALAQLRRRAADEQRTMPALLERKVRLLVPLLPVRGREAGLLAAELASEIEWAKSRLVRPDGYEKAVAVAARTPPRPAAEVAALYREYERQKRRRGLVDFDDLIWGCADALERDENFAAAQRWRFRHLFVDEFQDASPAQFRLLLAWLGERSDLCVVGDGDQAIYGFAGADPSFLVRFVAHFPPERFPDAGVVRLGSNYRSTPQIVGAASAVFGSRRRRGTIRAARPDGPAPTVTAYDTDDHEARGVARALRAAHGSEVRWSRLAVLYRVNAQSALFEEALSRAGVPFRVRGSARFLERPEVKVALDALRQSARTAPGRTFAEHLTALTHDENEMSEERQEHLDALVRLGLEYLDTEGGPGSAPGRHAGSVDGFLAFLQTALRGDDGESAGDDAVELLTFHRAKGLEFDTVFVTGLERGLVPISHAKTSEALDEEQRLLYVALSRAERALHLSWSRQRTIGVRVANRNPSPWLARVERAIGGTDSADSSEAVDPRHVIADARARVGNGKGSKREVPEADAPLYAALVEWRGKLSRASGAPAYVVFNNATLAAIATARPRSRSALLALPGVGPVKVERYGDAVLALVGEHAGVL